The Vitis riparia cultivar Riparia Gloire de Montpellier isolate 1030 chromosome 10, EGFV_Vit.rip_1.0, whole genome shotgun sequence genome includes a region encoding these proteins:
- the LOC117923040 gene encoding uncharacterized protein LOC117923040 — protein sequence MHVGGVFDQVSVENPTWNDKFISRVSSDFLACDTSVVAVEIYAVGVIRDHLIGTVCILISNCLPATNLRFRNFTSRSPFLTAVQIRRPSERFHNILNVAAVVVNASDFASLIGTLAIDHHDLMGRSLRCRRSHWQRTAKSEQLSGRESCDHSCADSTDSSEGADSTTSSSSTASTILKDCNILRDGGNKGIQIGRWRSAMRVGVSNADSSEPIRSKFPSWAWAIM from the exons ATGCATGTGGGTGGTGTAT TCGACCAAGTGAGTGTGGAAAACCCAACCTGGAACGATAAGTTCATCTCCCGAGTCAGTTCTGATTTCCTCGCCTGTGACACCTCCGTCGTCGCCGTCGAGATCTACGCTGTTGGGGTCATCCGCGACCATCTGATCGGCACCGTCTGTATCCTAATTAGCAACTGCCTTCCGGCCACCAACCTTCGATTCAGAAACTTCACCTCAAGATCTCCCTTCCTCACTGCCGTCCAGATCCGACGCCCCTCCGAGAGATTTCATAACATTCTCAACGTAGCTGCGGTAGTGGTCAACGCCTCAGACTTCGCCTCCTTGATTGGAACGCTGGCGATCGACCACCACGATCTAATGGGACGGAGTCTTCGATGTCGGCGCAGTCACTGGCAACGAACCGCGAAGAGCGAGCAACTCTCGGGCAGGGAATCATGTGATCACTCGTGTGCAGACTCCACCGACTCCTCAGAGGGCGCAGATTCGACGACTTCCTCTTCGTCGACAGCATCAACGATTCTCAAGGATTGTAATATATTGAGAGATGGTGGGAACAAAGGCATTCAAATCGGACGATGGAGGAGTGCTATGCGGGTTGGGGTCTCAAATGCAGATTCATCTGAGCCCATCAGATCAAAATTTCCAAGTTGGGCATGGGCAATCATGTAA